From Bacteroidales bacterium:
ACATATCTTTCATGTCTCCGGCATAAAATAATGTATTTTTTATATTGTTTATTTTTGAATTATTTATTGCATCTTCTATTGCTTCGGGTATATTTTCAATGCCGATTACCGATTTTGATTTTTTTGCAATAAAATTTGCAATTGTTCCTGTTCCTGTGTAAAGATCGTAAACAATTTCGTTTCCATTAAGATCGGCAAAGTCTCTGACAATCTTGTAAAGATTATATGCTTGTTTTGAGTTTGTTTGAAAAAATGACTTTGGCCCAATTTTGAATTTAAGACCTTCCATTTCTTCAATTATATGATTTTTCCCATTAAATAATTCTATTTTCCGGTCGTTTATCGTATCATTTGCTTTAGAATTTATCAAATACATTAATGATGTTATTTCAGGGAATTTTTTAGAAATAAATGTTAATAATTCTTCTCTTAGCAACTTATCTTCATAAAAAAACGAAAATATTACCATTAATTCTCCTGTAGTTTGTGAATTTCTGATAATCAGGTTTCGTAAAAGCCCATTTTGTTTTCTAAGGTCAAAAAAGCTGAGTTTCTTATTAATAGCATAATCTTTGACTGCAAGTCTGACTTTATCAGACATTTTACTTTGCAGATAACAATTTTTTATATCAATAATCTTATCAAACATTTTTGGGACATGAAAACCCAGTGCATTCATATCATTTATTTCGTTTCCGGTATCAATTTCATCTTTTGTGAGCCATCTTTTGTTTGAAAAAGTGAATTCTAATTTATTTCTGTAAAATTTGGTATTTTCTGAAGGTAGAATAGCTTCAATTTCAGGATTTATAATTCCACCTATTCTTTCAAGACTGTCAACTACTTGCTTTTGTTTGTAGTATAACTGTTTTTTATAAGGAAGGTTTTGCCATTTGCAACCTCCACAAATACCAAAGTGCTGACAAAATGGTTTTTCCCGTTTTTCAGAATATTCATGAAACTTAGTTACATATCCCTCAAGATAATTTTTCCTTTTCCTGTTAATTTGAATATCAACAACATCGCCGGGAACAACAAACGGAACAAAAATAATTAGCTCATCTATCTTTGCAATTGCCTTTCCTTCAGCAGCAATATCCGTGATTTCTATTTTTTCGTAAACAGGAAATTTTCTTTTTCTACCCAATTCTTATAAGTTTTAAATTTTTGCAAATGTACTGAATTTAAAAAATTTTACATCTCAAATCAGACAAGAAAAATATTATTGAAAAAATTAAAAGTCAAATTGAGGATTTGAATATCAATTAATAATAATTATATTTGAATATGATTAACAATAAAAAAGAATCATATAACTAATTAAAACAGAATAAGTTAAATAAATGTTTAGATTTATCGTATAAGGGAAATATATCTACTCTTCGATATATTCAGATGTTAGCGGTAAGCTTTTGAAAAAGCCGAAAAAAATGGAAAAAATAACTCAACCAATACATTTTGAAGATCGAACAGGAATAGAATTCGAGCGACTTTGTTTTGCATATGTCTCAAAGACTAATAGCTGGAAAACTATTGATTGGTT
This genomic window contains:
- the rlmD gene encoding 23S rRNA (uracil(1939)-C(5))-methyltransferase RlmD, whose product is MGRKRKFPVYEKIEITDIAAEGKAIAKIDELIIFVPFVVPGDVVDIQINRKRKNYLEGYVTKFHEYSEKREKPFCQHFGICGGCKWQNLPYKKQLYYKQKQVVDSLERIGGIINPEIEAILPSENTKFYRNKLEFTFSNKRWLTKDEIDTGNEINDMNALGFHVPKMFDKIIDIKNCYLQSKMSDKVRLAVKDYAINKKLSFFDLRKQNGLLRNLIIRNSQTTGELMVIFSFFYEDKLLREELLTFISKKFPEITSLMYLINSKANDTINDRKIELFNGKNHIIEEMEGLKFKIGPKSFFQTNSKQAYNLYKIVRDFADLNGNEIVYDLYTGTGTIANFIAKKSKSVIGIENIPEAIEDAINNSKINNIKNTLFYAGDMKDMLTNEFINKNGKPDIVITDPPRAGMHKNVIDAIIKVSPNKIVYVSCNPATQSRDINLLDPVFEVKKVQPVDMFPHTHHVENVVLLEKR